DNA from Kineosporiaceae bacterium:
GCTCGGGGGTTCTCGATGGATCGGCCGACTCGTCGAGTCGCGGATGGCTGCGCGCGGTGAGCCGACCGCTTCTCAGTAGTCGAAGCCGCGCCGGGCCGGAACCCCGGTGTCGTAGGCGTGTTTGACCTTCGTCATCTCGGTCACGGTGTCGGCGATGTCGATCAGGGCCTGGGGCGCGTCCCGGCCGGTGCAGATCACATACGTGGACGGCGTGCGCTCGGCAATGCAGCGCACCACCTCGTCGGCGTCGATCCAGCCGTAGTTCATCGCATAGGTGATCTCGTCGAGCACCAGCAGGCCCACCTCGCCCGAGCTCAGTGCCGCACGGGAGGCCTCCCATGCCTTGCCGGCGATGGCCGCGGAGCGGTCGAGATCGTCACTCTCCCAGGTGAATCCATCGCCGATGGTCCACCAGGTCATGCCGAGCTGCAGGCCGGCCTGCTCCTCGCCGACCCGCCACCGCCCGGATTTCATGAACTGGATGACGGTGACCGGCCAGCCGCGGCTGATCGCCCGTAGGGCGGTGCCGAAGGCGGCGGTGGACTTGCCC
Protein-coding regions in this window:
- the cobO gene encoding cob(I)yrinic acid a,c-diamide adenosyltransferase, which codes for MATKSSDEGPVVNTARRRVESLVLVNTGHGKGKSTAAFGTALRAISRGWPVTVIQFMKSGRWRVGEEQAGLQLGMTWWTIGDGFTWESDDLDRSAAIAGKAWEASRAALSSGEVGLLVLDEITYAMNYGWIDADEVVRCIAERTPSTYVICTGRDAPQALIDIADTVTEMTKVKHAYDTGVPARRGFDY